From one Mesomycoplasma ovipneumoniae genomic stretch:
- a CDS encoding putative immunoglobulin-blocking virulence protein, translating into MQIFYVSKRKKYLIGAAASAIAVGFSFALNEVVNNFNWESPLIAYSPEAPSIILKNIPNDTAFNSPVTNSKFIPVQKPEPKKIESDTPVVQPQKVEKIPPKVEIPKQVKKIAIATPKPQPAPKITRRVISRVESTVPIPAPSVSRTASSPVHSTATTTQRVQTSPRQSQSVNVSPGAVEQAKANWRLGLAASTRRTEANIAARVAEIAELERQLKHEFNRYYPNGTDEQKKVFEESLRYQIWVANNYKTREDNYLKFLKQQAIEGPKFTDVEYKLIERGMTVDTNDHHGWVFVNPDDNPITGKNGLYRQRNQNRLLSNEGWVQRNPQGIANQNYEGWDKADISSNSEWKTEIDKVAGSGSGSIKVYQYTQNAQNKHKAFKSQIIAVSIDANDKNAFEKFQEFLKSNVGNKIDAVVLKNVGTKNKNQNIDKILQALPNNVQKLTLFLDDQKAINGLLALRGKKLKELELYSNEKAIADNWAINPNAVADVDFISFDYNNAADFHKNTPDEQIPGSILFDTLRWDKGDSESKITEGLKLAFGSKIYQRPFQGRHGGKGGYPPKLDFSETNIKTIKNLKFDEVDQIFNDNIKNWKEDKYASQDYEGFKKLRFTDIYFAADSNSGTSTNSGPTFSVSVSDFEGSKYTDKLSGISERYDSPSGRIYFRNEAGQNQQNVTFNISGTPSENAKEQLKAFVEAVNNAYPFSKIVVDSEQIKQDLIKFYQEKTKDPRQKEASKGKFALREISVKSSSS; encoded by the coding sequence ATGCAAATTTTTTATGTCTCAAAGCGCAAAAAATATCTAATAGGAGCGGCAGCAAGCGCTATTGCTGTTGGCTTTTCCTTTGCATTAAATGAAGTAGTAAATAATTTTAATTGAGAATCTCCTTTGATTGCTTATTCACCAGAAGCACCATCAATAATTCTTAAAAATATACCAAATGACACCGCTTTTAATTCGCCAGTTACAAATTCTAAATTTATACCAGTCCAAAAACCAGAACCTAAAAAAATTGAATCAGATACCCCAGTAGTCCAACCGCAAAAAGTTGAAAAAATCCCACCAAAAGTTGAAATTCCAAAACAAGTTAAAAAAATTGCTATTGCCACCCCTAAGCCTCAACCTGCTCCAAAAATAACAAGAAGAGTAATTAGTCGAGTCGAATCAACCGTTCCAATTCCAGCTCCAAGTGTTTCAAGAACCGCTAGCTCGCCAGTTCATAGCACTGCAACCACTACCCAAAGAGTCCAAACTTCGCCAAGACAATCCCAATCAGTTAATGTTTCGCCCGGAGCAGTTGAGCAGGCAAAAGCTAATTGGCGTTTAGGTCTTGCTGCTTCAACACGAAGAACTGAGGCAAACATTGCCGCACGAGTAGCTGAAATTGCCGAACTAGAGCGCCAGTTAAAACATGAATTTAACCGTTATTATCCTAATGGTACTGACGAACAAAAAAAAGTATTTGAAGAAAGTCTAAGATACCAAATTTGAGTAGCAAATAATTACAAAACTAGAGAAGATAATTACTTAAAATTTTTAAAACAACAAGCAATAGAAGGTCCGAAATTTACTGATGTTGAATACAAATTAATTGAGCGCGGAATGACTGTTGATACTAATGATCATCACGGTTGAGTTTTTGTAAATCCTGATGACAATCCAATTACAGGTAAAAATGGACTTTATCGCCAACGAAACCAAAATCGTCTTTTAAGTAATGAAGGTTGAGTTCAACGTAATCCACAAGGAATTGCTAATCAAAACTATGAAGGTTGAGACAAAGCCGATATTTCTTCTAACAGTGAATGAAAAACTGAAATTGACAAAGTTGCCGGTTCAGGTTCTGGCTCAATAAAAGTTTACCAATATACTCAAAACGCCCAAAATAAACATAAAGCTTTCAAGTCCCAAATTATTGCTGTTTCAATTGATGCTAATGACAAAAATGCCTTTGAAAAATTCCAAGAATTTTTAAAATCAAATGTTGGCAACAAAATCGATGCTGTTGTTCTTAAAAATGTCGGCACAAAAAATAAAAACCAAAATATTGACAAAATTTTGCAAGCCTTACCAAATAATGTCCAAAAACTAACTTTATTTTTAGATGACCAAAAAGCAATAAATGGCCTGTTAGCACTTCGAGGTAAAAAACTTAAAGAATTAGAACTCTATTCTAACGAAAAAGCAATAGCTGACAACTGAGCAATTAATCCAAATGCCGTTGCTGATGTTGATTTTATTAGTTTTGATTATAATAATGCCGCTGATTTTCACAAAAACACACCTGATGAGCAAATTCCTGGATCAATTTTATTTGACACACTCCGTTGGGATAAAGGAGACAGTGAATCTAAAATCACCGAAGGTTTAAAATTAGCTTTTGGTTCCAAAATTTACCAACGGCCATTTCAAGGTCGCCATGGTGGTAAAGGCGGCTATCCTCCAAAACTAGATTTTTCTGAAACAAATATTAAAACAATTAAAAACCTTAAATTTGATGAAGTGGATCAAATTTTTAATGATAACATTAAAAACTGAAAAGAAGATAAATATGCATCTCAAGACTATGAAGGCTTTAAAAAGCTAAGATTTACCGACATTTATTTTGCTGCAGATAGTAATTCTGGAACTAGTACTAATTCAGGTCCAACTTTTTCAGTTAGTGTTTCAGACTTTGAAGGCTCAAAATATACTGACAAATTAAGTGGAATTTCTGAGCGTTATGACAGTCCTTCTGGTCGAATTTATTTTCGTAATGAAGCTGGCCAAAATCAGCAAAATGTTACATTTAATATAAGTGGAACTCCAAGCGAAAATGCCAAAGAACAACTTAAAGCTTTTGTTGAAGCAGTAAATAATGCTTATCCTTTTAGTAAAATTGTTGTCGATTCAGAACAAATTAAACAAGATCTAATTAAGTTCTATCAAGAAAAAACTAAAGATCCAAGACAAAAAGAAGCATCAAAAGGTAAATTTGCCTTGCGTGAAATAAGTGTTAAATCCTCTTCATCATAA
- a CDS encoding IS3 family transposase, which produces MSRHFKKDEFDMIYKIYNEFGLKKTINYINDISPDTNFITRDQLVRRIKKIIRYYNNGMQDQLLDKKGARRKPGSGKPKKQIEPDWNEFTKQELIEIAKRYYETNKDKSKSGKLSEAKTLNIPYSKSAKIFNVCRQSVAKSKTRVIKVKQHKNDAIIKKSFLDNKGRYGRLRLSAYISMKYNIDIHPRSLGRHLKRLNLVCKIRKRRRKSEIKNTKFALPDIVKRDYNDKLNRNIFATDVTYIKAPRDVKENHVFLSVIIEHKTKKIRDFKLSVNNDLNLVMENIKTFRSIDKDFVIHSDHGFQYTSKVYIDKINKMGGTVSLSRIGNSLDNREAEYWFSIIKSECLNELNYSKITFEDLKKIIADYIFWYNNYRIQSILNWKTPQQYAMML; this is translated from the coding sequence ATGTCAAGACACTTTAAAAAAGACGAATTTGATATGATTTATAAAATTTACAATGAATTTGGATTAAAAAAAACAATAAATTATATAAATGATATTTCGCCAGATACAAATTTTATAACCAGAGATCAACTAGTTCGAAGAATCAAAAAAATTATTAGATATTATAATAATGGTATGCAAGACCAATTATTAGATAAAAAGGGTGCAAGGAGAAAGCCAGGGAGTGGCAAACCTAAAAAACAAATTGAACCCGATTGAAACGAATTTACAAAACAAGAATTAATAGAAATAGCTAAGAGATATTACGAAACCAACAAAGATAAATCAAAATCAGGAAAACTTAGTGAAGCCAAAACACTAAATATTCCCTACAGCAAATCTGCAAAAATTTTTAATGTATGTAGACAATCAGTGGCAAAATCTAAAACTAGAGTTATAAAAGTAAAGCAGCACAAAAATGACGCAATAATTAAAAAATCCTTTCTTGACAACAAAGGTAGATATGGCCGCCTAAGGTTAAGTGCTTATATTTCTATGAAATATAATATTGACATTCACCCTCGAAGTCTTGGAAGACATTTAAAAAGATTGAATTTAGTATGCAAAATTAGAAAACGAAGAAGAAAGAGCGAAATTAAGAACACCAAATTCGCACTTCCGGATATTGTTAAACGCGACTACAATGATAAATTAAATAGAAATATTTTTGCTACTGATGTTACATATATAAAAGCTCCCAGAGATGTTAAGGAAAACCATGTATTTTTGTCTGTAATAATTGAGCATAAAACTAAAAAAATCAGAGATTTTAAATTATCTGTAAACAATGATCTTAATTTAGTTATGGAAAATATAAAGACATTTAGGTCTATTGATAAAGATTTTGTTATTCATTCGGACCATGGATTTCAATACACTTCAAAAGTCTATATTGACAAAATAAATAAAATGGGAGGAACTGTTTCGTTGTCTCGCATAGGAAATTCTTTGGATAATAGGGAGGCTGAATATTGATTTTCAATTATAAAAAGTGAATGCTTAAACGAGTTAAACTACAGCAAAATAACTTTTGAAGATCTGAAAAAAATAATTGCAGATTATATATTTTGATACAACAATTATAGAATTCAATCGATTTTAAATTGAAAAACACCACAGCAATATGCTATGATGTTATAA
- a CDS encoding putative immunoglobulin-blocking virulence protein, with protein sequence MVLYLSKRKKIIAVSLLGLSVASAAYIPSVFSGSIFDPLEVSYSTSTPSTVLKNTPNDVNFSPVANTNFINPPKKQNLPEAPIPSPGPKIVVPKPVETVEPPTVKKIDNPVPQSTPKAKPRPISPIVTPIRTIARPTPRPVQRVRTIQTVTPPRTQAQPVTPTFTPPAPTPAASYQQVDAGKYGQALQNLRFRASTNIGTTNSNIARITAEIRELERQQNQKHESVYWSGSKVVGTEEYKHRLKVWNESYNYQINQKKYELERQQYDLKYHSERKARFEQGRLTREEIGLLEKGYTPDRETDGWEPRNNIVKKAIKADNARGIAPYDSPWPNQDSTVLSSLSRPGWSGGLNNPSSHVNDSSFTSALQTAGIPNGSNSIRLIQYKKDAGNTAGNNGLTQFKSLYLDSSDPTALSKFDSILQSLAKSQSDLKEVVLQNVKGDYTSTIEQIISKLPKSITSLRLFVEDNKGLEALSKLENHKLTELSLYSNAQKETGTWSINPNGLKNVDFIKWDFVDKASINLYNDKAKLPGSIRFDTLSWTKELGSTDKINEGLKIAFGSKINQRVFQGVFGGRGGYPPNLDFSKTEIKTFKDINFDEANKQFNDQISTWETDTGIKEQANFYLKFRDISFGIDSNSSTSGQKTYTVELDKFDGQFQKRLNFGPFEFSNIFIKDKDGKQVQGATLVLKGNFSANAKTDLEYFLKAAKRTDSFSKIQVDSSLASQLGSSVEGIPVETKTS encoded by the coding sequence ATGGTACTGTATTTATCAAAAAGAAAAAAAATAATTGCCGTTTCATTGCTCGGACTTTCAGTTGCTAGTGCAGCTTATATTCCGAGTGTTTTTTCGGGTAGTATTTTTGATCCTTTAGAAGTTTCTTATTCAACATCAACTCCTTCAACAGTTTTAAAAAACACCCCAAATGATGTTAATTTTTCTCCTGTTGCAAATACAAATTTTATCAATCCACCTAAAAAACAAAATCTTCCTGAAGCACCAATTCCAAGTCCAGGCCCAAAAATAGTTGTCCCAAAACCAGTTGAAACTGTCGAGCCCCCAACTGTTAAGAAAATCGACAACCCAGTTCCCCAGTCAACACCAAAAGCAAAACCAAGACCAATCTCACCAATCGTTACCCCAATTCGAACTATTGCCCGCCCAACTCCACGCCCGGTTCAAAGAGTAAGAACAATTCAAACAGTTACTCCTCCAAGAACCCAAGCCCAACCGGTAACTCCTACTTTTACCCCGCCTGCTCCAACTCCCGCTGCTTCTTATCAGCAAGTTGATGCTGGTAAATATGGCCAAGCTCTCCAAAACCTTAGATTTCGGGCTTCAACTAATATAGGCACTACTAATTCAAATATTGCAAGAATAACTGCTGAAATTAGAGAATTAGAAAGACAGCAAAATCAAAAACATGAGTCAGTTTACTGGTCAGGGTCAAAAGTGGTAGGTACTGAAGAGTACAAGCACCGTCTTAAAGTTTGAAATGAAAGCTATAATTACCAAATTAACCAAAAAAAATATGAACTTGAACGTCAACAATATGACTTAAAGTACCACTCTGAACGTAAAGCTCGTTTTGAACAAGGACGTCTAACTAGAGAAGAAATTGGTCTGCTTGAAAAAGGTTATACCCCCGATAGAGAAACCGACGGATGAGAACCTAGAAATAATATCGTTAAAAAAGCAATTAAAGCTGATAATGCAAGAGGAATTGCGCCTTATGATAGCCCATGGCCAAACCAAGACTCAACAGTTTTAAGTAGCCTATCTCGTCCGGGTTGATCTGGTGGACTAAATAATCCTAGCTCACATGTAAATGATTCAAGCTTTACTTCAGCTCTACAAACAGCCGGAATTCCTAATGGTTCTAATTCAATTAGACTTATCCAATACAAGAAAGACGCCGGTAACACCGCTGGAAATAACGGTCTAACCCAATTCAAATCGCTCTATCTAGACTCTTCAGATCCAACTGCTCTGTCAAAATTTGATAGTATTCTTCAAAGTTTAGCCAAATCTCAAAGCGACCTAAAAGAAGTTGTCCTCCAAAATGTCAAAGGCGACTACACTTCAACAATTGAACAAATTATTTCTAAATTACCTAAATCAATTACTTCTTTGCGTCTTTTTGTTGAAGACAATAAAGGACTTGAAGCCCTTTCAAAATTAGAAAATCATAAACTTACTGAATTATCGCTTTATTCAAATGCCCAAAAAGAAACCGGAACTTGATCTATTAATCCTAACGGTCTTAAAAATGTTGACTTTATTAAATGAGACTTTGTTGATAAGGCAAGTATAAATCTTTATAATGATAAGGCAAAATTACCTGGTTCAATTCGTTTTGACACTTTAAGTTGAACAAAAGAACTAGGAAGTACCGACAAAATTAATGAAGGACTAAAAATTGCTTTTGGATCAAAAATTAATCAGCGAGTTTTCCAAGGAGTTTTTGGTGGCCGTGGGGGCTACCCACCTAACCTTGATTTTTCTAAAACCGAAATAAAAACTTTTAAAGATATTAATTTTGACGAGGCTAACAAACAATTCAACGACCAAATTTCAACATGAGAAACTGACACTGGTATTAAAGAACAAGCTAATTTTTACTTAAAGTTCCGTGACATTTCCTTTGGAATTGATTCTAATAGTTCTACTTCAGGACAAAAAACTTATACCGTTGAGCTAGATAAATTTGATGGTCAATTCCAAAAAAGACTTAATTTTGGACCTTTTGAGTTTTCAAATATTTTCATTAAAGACAAAGATGGAAAACAAGTTCAGGGTGCAACTTTAGTTCTTAAAGGAAATTTCTCTGCAAATGCCAAAACTGACTTAGAATACTTCCTAAAAGCGGCAAAGCGAACAGATTCTTTCAGTAAAATTCAAGTTGATTCTTCATTAGCTTCTCAACTTGGTAGTTCAGTTGAAGGAATACCTGTTGAAACTAAGACATCCTAA
- the metK gene encoding methionine adenosyltransferase, translating to MKISKISVAESVGKGHPDKICDQIADSILDKLLDQDRNSRAAIEVMASNRLIIIGGEISTTGYVDFIKTAWEILFEIGYTENDFTIISNVNNQSKEISSLVNRSQNSLGAGDQSIVYGFATNETKNFMPLAQSLAHSLVQKAEFYRKNGQFLEALADMKSQVEVVYDQNSQPKITKMLMSIQHLKNYDIARFRDFVLNKIMIPTAKEYDLNSDFKTFINQAGEFTIGGPIGDSGLTGRKIIMDSYGDAAHHGGGAFSGKDYTKVDRSGAYIARYIAKNLVAANLADEIEIQLSYQIGSEFPDLVNITYVKNPKFSTDQISQIIRGVFDLRLANLVSQLGLWKPIYQNLAVYGHFGRDDLDLSFEKTDYVEKIHQYLSKQNWKN from the coding sequence ATGAAAATATCGAAAATTTCAGTCGCCGAATCTGTTGGAAAAGGTCATCCTGATAAAATTTGCGATCAGATTGCTGACTCAATTCTTGATAAACTTTTAGATCAAGATCGAAACTCAAGGGCGGCAATTGAAGTGATGGCTTCAAATCGACTTATTATTATCGGCGGTGAAATTTCGACTACTGGCTATGTTGATTTTATCAAAACTGCTTGGGAAATTTTGTTTGAAATTGGCTATACCGAAAATGATTTTACAATAATTTCGAATGTAAATAACCAGTCAAAAGAAATTTCTAGTCTTGTAAATCGTTCTCAAAATAGCCTTGGTGCTGGTGATCAGTCGATTGTTTATGGTTTTGCCACTAATGAGACTAAAAATTTTATGCCTCTTGCCCAAAGTCTGGCCCACTCTTTGGTTCAAAAAGCTGAATTTTACCGTAAAAATGGTCAGTTTTTAGAAGCCCTTGCTGACATGAAATCGCAAGTTGAAGTTGTCTATGATCAAAACAGCCAACCAAAAATAACTAAAATGTTAATGTCAATTCAGCATTTAAAAAATTATGACATAGCTCGCTTTCGCGACTTTGTACTAAATAAAATTATGATACCAACTGCCAAAGAATATGATCTAAATTCTGATTTTAAAACTTTCATTAATCAAGCTGGTGAATTTACAATCGGAGGGCCAATTGGTGATAGTGGTCTGACTGGGCGAAAAATAATTATGGATTCCTACGGAGATGCAGCTCATCATGGCGGTGGAGCTTTTAGTGGAAAGGACTATACAAAAGTTGATCGAAGTGGGGCTTATATTGCCCGTTATATTGCAAAAAATCTAGTTGCTGCTAATTTAGCAGATGAAATTGAAATTCAACTCTCATACCAAATTGGCTCTGAATTTCCTGATTTAGTTAATATTACTTATGTTAAAAACCCTAAATTCAGCACAGATCAAATTAGTCAAATTATTAGAGGTGTTTTTGATCTTCGACTTGCTAATTTAGTTAGTCAACTTGGACTATGAAAGCCAATTTATCAAAATCTTGCAGTTTATGGACATTTTGGCCGCGATGATCTTGATCTTAGCTTTGAAAAGACTGATTATGTTGAAAAAATTCACCAATATTTATCAAAGCAAAACTGAAAAAATTAG
- a CDS encoding ABC transporter ATP-binding protein has protein sequence MSLSFFSKAKKVERQTQALKIIKETESENLSAKQLKLIRWANDTPRVKVGKIQDTNLPGSIIDFKNVSKYYLFGSVVTKVFADISFSIAEGDFAILNGKSGSGKSTILNLMSGLDRATEGDIIVDSVNLAYLKNSELTKFRRQKVSFIFQSYNLLGNINGYDNVQVGAYLQGDKTKLLDIQDLFTEFELDDIKFKFPSQMSGGQQQRISILRALVKNAKIIFADEPTGALDENNTNIVLRILKYINKKYKTTIVMVSHDPQMEPLADLIIKINNGKLTTKRQKSLSFEEFLQAKQKTA, from the coding sequence ATGTCATTAAGTTTTTTTTCAAAGGCAAAAAAAGTTGAAAGACAAACACAAGCCTTAAAAATAATTAAAGAAACTGAGTCAGAAAATTTATCAGCAAAACAATTAAAATTAATTCGCTGAGCAAACGATACTCCACGAGTTAAAGTTGGTAAAATTCAAGACACTAACTTACCTGGTTCGATAATAGATTTTAAAAACGTGTCAAAATATTATCTTTTTGGGTCTGTCGTTACAAAAGTTTTTGCAGATATTAGTTTTAGTATCGCCGAGGGTGATTTTGCTATTTTAAATGGTAAATCCGGATCAGGAAAGTCAACAATATTGAATTTAATGTCAGGGCTTGATAGGGCAACTGAAGGTGATATTATTGTTGACTCGGTTAATTTAGCCTATCTTAAAAATTCAGAGCTTACAAAATTCCGTCGTCAAAAAGTTTCATTTATTTTTCAGTCATATAATCTTCTTGGAAATATAAATGGCTATGATAATGTTCAAGTTGGTGCTTATCTTCAAGGTGATAAAACAAAACTTTTAGATATCCAGGATTTATTTACTGAATTTGAACTAGATGATATAAAATTTAAATTCCCTTCACAAATGTCCGGTGGTCAACAACAGCGAATTTCAATACTAAGAGCTCTTGTTAAAAACGCAAAAATAATTTTTGCTGATGAGCCAACCGGTGCTCTTGATGAAAATAACACAAATATAGTTTTAAGAATTCTTAAATATATTAATAAAAAATATAAAACAACAATCGTCATGGTTTCTCATGATCCCCAAATGGAACCTCTCGCCGACTTAATTATCAAAATAAATAACGGAAAACTGACAACAAAACGCCAAAAATCACTCTCTTTTGAAGAATTTCTCCAAGCAAAACAAAAAACTGCCTAA
- a CDS encoding FMN-dependent NADH-azoreductase — protein MTEVLYIKSHLNQNSTSNNVAKLFIEHYKEQNPNAIISEFDLNDYKVGQISLNSENFSSFWKEVDADFWIEKLKQAKKVIISSPIINWGYSAQIKNFFDAVCLADRTFSYKYSKKGGAIGLLDNIENVQIILSSHSKQEELPSPNPAETIIGTFNFLGAKKINNPLIIEQSYKYKENGFDETLVEQIKETAKSF, from the coding sequence ATGACAGAGGTTTTATACATAAAGTCACATTTAAACCAAAATTCAACTTCTAACAATGTTGCAAAACTTTTTATTGAACATTATAAAGAGCAAAATCCTAATGCAATTATTAGTGAATTTGATCTTAATGATTATAAAGTCGGACAAATTTCCCTAAATTCAGAAAATTTTTCAAGCTTTTGAAAAGAAGTTGATGCTGATTTTTGAATTGAAAAGCTAAAACAAGCCAAAAAAGTAATTATTTCATCACCGATAATAAATTGAGGCTATTCAGCCCAAATTAAAAATTTTTTTGATGCAGTTTGTCTTGCTGATCGTACATTTTCTTATAAATATTCAAAAAAAGGTGGAGCAATTGGTCTTCTTGATAATATTGAAAATGTTCAAATTATATTAAGCTCACATTCAAAACAAGAAGAACTACCAAGTCCAAATCCAGCTGAGACAATCATTGGTACTTTTAATTTTCTTGGTGCTAAAAAAATTAATAATCCGCTTATTATTGAACAGTCTTATAAATATAAAGAAAATGGCTTTGATGAGACTCTTGTAGAACAAATCAAAGAGACAGCCAAAAGTTTTTAA
- a CDS encoding FMN-dependent NADH-azoreductase, protein MNILVLKSSVNEKKGSYSSTLSDLFVKFYREINPEDQIEVLDLNKFEIANINLTEKNFQDGSFYQNAQAEFWIDKLKKVDKVVFSTSMTNFNYSATTKNFFDAITIPNQTFSLNKETGKYHGLLDNIKNVQILTAQGAPIGWYPFGNHTALIKQIFEFLGAKIVSSPFVLAGTKVAPANQLSISDFVEQHQTEIKKLAQNF, encoded by the coding sequence ATGAATATTCTAGTTTTAAAGTCATCAGTTAATGAGAAAAAAGGATCATATTCTTCAACTCTTTCAGATCTTTTTGTTAAATTTTATAGAGAGATTAATCCTGAGGATCAAATTGAAGTTCTTGATCTAAATAAATTTGAGATTGCTAACATTAATTTAACAGAAAAAAATTTTCAAGATGGTAGTTTTTACCAAAATGCACAAGCAGAGTTTTGAATTGATAAATTAAAAAAAGTAGATAAGGTTGTTTTTTCAACTTCAATGACAAATTTTAATTATTCAGCCACAACTAAAAACTTTTTTGATGCAATTACAATCCCAAATCAAACCTTTAGTCTTAATAAAGAAACTGGCAAGTATCACGGATTATTAGATAACATAAAAAATGTACAAATTCTTACAGCCCAAGGAGCTCCAATTGGTTGATATCCATTTGGAAATCATACTGCCTTAATTAAACAAATTTTTGAATTTTTAGGTGCTAAAATTGTCTCAAGCCCTTTTGTTCTTGCAGGAACAAAAGTAGCCCCAGCAAATCAGCTATCAATTAGCGATTTTGTTGAGCAACATCAGACTGAAATTAAAAAATTAGCACAAAATTTTTAA
- the rpmE gene encoding 50S ribosomal protein L31, whose product MKKNIHPVQHDLALTCSTCNSEFTIKTVVDKFTIDICSGCHPQFTGDRSLSRTTGRIERFRRMAAKAQKNPVKK is encoded by the coding sequence ATGAAAAAAAATATCCATCCTGTTCAACACGACTTAGCTCTAACTTGTTCAACTTGTAATTCAGAATTTACTATCAAAACAGTAGTTGATAAATTTACAATTGATATTTGCTCTGGTTGCCATCCTCAGTTTACTGGTGATAGATCACTTAGTCGAACTACCGGAAGAATTGAAAGATTTCGTCGTATGGCAGCAAAAGCGCAAAAAAATCCTGTAAAAAAATAG
- a CDS encoding Dps family protein yields the protein MITKLNKLQANLTVLYTNLKNFHWNLQDVDFLVIHKYTDKLAKKTIEFVDEVAEKIRSLGQVAISSFDEISQNSDLEIFNSKIWTSEVALEKIGKQIKLILEVCKNIQQDESNFEIQHLIFPLIDELVLYYHKELWIIHAQKSNN from the coding sequence ATGATTACAAAATTAAATAAATTACAAGCAAATCTAACTGTTTTGTATACTAATTTGAAAAATTTTCATTGAAACCTACAAGATGTAGATTTTTTAGTTATTCATAAATATACAGACAAATTAGCAAAAAAAACAATTGAATTTGTTGACGAAGTCGCTGAAAAAATCCGTTCACTAGGACAAGTTGCAATTTCAAGTTTTGATGAAATTAGTCAAAATTCAGATTTAGAAATATTTAATTCAAAAATTTGAACTTCTGAAGTAGCTCTTGAAAAAATTGGCAAACAAATCAAGCTAATTCTTGAAGTTTGCAAAAATATCCAACAAGACGAGTCAAATTTTGAAATTCAACATTTAATTTTTCCATTAATTGATGAACTTGTTCTTTACTATCATAAAGAACTTTGAATAATTCATGCACAAAAATCAAATAATTAA
- a CDS encoding RluA family pseudouridine synthase, with protein MHKNQIINLIYDSEPIRIDILVAKLTNSSRAIAQNLILNKKVLIDNVLSSKKNLLVKSGQSIMIINDYTSPEPSLKAAKIDFEIIFEDEDILLINKPKNLVVHPGVGNWDGTLVNGVIDFLKNNLSDLDKVRPGIIHRLDKDTSGLILVAKNAKSHSYFADQLAKREIQRFYKAIVVGKIPHKFIKINLPIARDSKNPLKKTVSYFNSKQAITNVELIKHFVYKNQNFSLIKCQLETGRTHQIRLHLAHIGFPVYGDPIYGTKVDNLGQRLHAYKLIFRHIDGKELEFSTDLPKEFMIAFNEKI; from the coding sequence ATGCACAAAAATCAAATAATTAATCTTATTTATGATTCAGAACCGATAAGAATTGATATTTTGGTTGCTAAATTAACTAATTCTTCACGGGCTATTGCTCAAAATTTAATTTTAAATAAAAAAGTTTTGATTGATAATGTTCTATCTTCTAAAAAAAATTTACTTGTAAAATCTGGTCAAAGTATTATGATCATAAATGATTATACAAGTCCAGAGCCATCATTAAAAGCTGCTAAAATTGATTTTGAAATTATTTTTGAAGATGAAGATATTCTTTTAATCAATAAACCAAAAAATTTAGTTGTTCATCCTGGCGTTGGCAATTGAGACGGAACACTTGTAAATGGAGTCATTGATTTTTTAAAAAATAATCTCAGTGATCTTGATAAAGTTCGACCAGGAATTATCCATCGACTTGATAAAGATACAAGTGGTCTTATTTTAGTAGCTAAAAATGCAAAATCACATTCATATTTTGCCGATCAATTGGCAAAAAGAGAAATTCAAAGATTTTATAAAGCAATAGTAGTTGGAAAAATACCTCATAAATTTATTAAAATAAATTTGCCAATTGCTCGTGATTCCAAAAATCCCTTAAAAAAGACAGTTAGTTATTTTAATTCCAAACAAGCAATAACTAATGTTGAATTAATTAAGCATTTTGTTTACAAAAACCAAAATTTTAGCCTAATAAAATGCCAACTTGAGACTGGTAGAACTCACCAAATTCGCTTACATCTTGCTCATATAGGTTTTCCAGTTTATGGCGATCCAATTTATGGAACCAAAGTTGATAATTTAGGCCAAAGATTGCATGCTTACAAATTAATTTTTAGACATATTGACGGAAAAGAACTTGAATTTAGCACTGATTTGCCAAAGGAATTTATGATCGCCTTTAATGAAAAAATCTAA